Proteins encoded by one window of Toxotes jaculatrix isolate fToxJac2 chromosome 22, fToxJac2.pri, whole genome shotgun sequence:
- the LOC121176593 gene encoding protein FAM180A, producing the protein MMQCWALLTFVYLSIYLAATQHHRKALYPSAYRIKRGTFSLINPTFQGSVEDVNLLFEILLAGLQIEGEEHTMLIPDEELASLRSVQKLEVICDDVLPKGLSDIRRLTAQLAQRRQPLSWQDFERTVLTLVYTTQTLARLGNQQQRQAWTDAVIQLFKAIQKDLISS; encoded by the exons ATGATGCAGTGCTGGGCGCTACTCACCTTTGTTTACCTGTCCATCTACCTGGCAGCCACTCAGCACCACAGGAAAG CTCTGTATCCATCTGCTTATAGAATAAAGCGTGGGACATTTTCGCTGATCAACCCCACGTTCCAGGGCTCGGTGGAGGACGTCAACCTGCTTTTTGAG ATTCTACTGGCTGGATTGCAGATAGAAGGTGAAGAACACACCATGCTGATCCCAGATGAGGAGCTGGCCTCCCTGAGGAGCGTGCAGAAGCTAGAGGTCATCTGTGACGACGTCCTGCCCAAGGGGCTCTCCGACATCCGCCGCCTGACAGCACAGCTCGCCCAGCGCCGGCAGCCCCTGAGCTGGCAGGACTTCGAGAGGACGGTGTTGACCCTGGTGTACACCACTCAGACACTGGCTCGACTCGGcaaccagcagcagagacaggcGTGGACGGACGCTGTGATCCAGCTGTTCAAAGCCATTCAAAAGGACCTCATATCATCTTGA